The Paenibacillus uliginis N3/975 genome has a window encoding:
- a CDS encoding IS3 family transposase yields MDLYQAIQELHAEKGYAITKLCEIAGIARSAYYKWLKWKPSTRELEILSLAKEVKLRYDKRKGVLGYRQIRTQLNRKLKRNYNKKRYYRIMRALGLKSVIRKKRPNYVRASEIHVAENVMNREFQADAPNMKWCTDVTELKYGNGRKAYLSAIVDVYDNSIVSWVLSHSNNNKLVMDTVKKAYGRNPGVTPLLHSDRGFQYTSHEYSRLQVKYGFTKSMSRVSRCLDNQPIERFWGTLKAESFYLTKHETYDDVLEDVRNYIRYYNNYRYTERLNGLSPNEYRRAA; encoded by the coding sequence GTGGACTTGTACCAAGCTATCCAAGAACTGCACGCTGAGAAAGGTTATGCCATCACGAAGCTGTGTGAGATAGCCGGAATCGCTCGATCTGCCTATTATAAATGGCTGAAATGGAAGCCATCCACCCGGGAACTTGAAATTCTTTCGCTCGCTAAGGAAGTGAAACTTCGCTATGACAAGCGAAAGGGGGTTCTTGGCTATCGTCAAATCCGCACACAATTAAACCGTAAACTCAAAAGGAATTACAACAAAAAGCGTTATTATCGAATTATGCGTGCTCTTGGATTGAAATCGGTGATTCGCAAGAAACGACCGAACTACGTGAGAGCCTCTGAAATCCATGTAGCTGAAAATGTAATGAATCGTGAATTTCAAGCAGATGCTCCTAATATGAAGTGGTGCACAGACGTAACAGAATTGAAGTATGGGAATGGTCGTAAAGCCTATCTGAGCGCTATCGTTGATGTATACGATAACTCCATCGTTTCATGGGTTCTAAGCCACTCCAACAATAATAAACTCGTTATGGATACGGTGAAGAAAGCTTACGGGAGGAACCCGGGGGTGACTCCACTTCTCCATAGCGACAGAGGCTTCCAATATACCTCACATGAGTACAGTCGACTTCAGGTTAAGTACGGTTTTACTAAAAGTATGTCTCGTGTGAGCCGATGCCTGGATAACCAACCCATTGAACGATTTTGGGGTACATTGAAGGCAGAAAGCTTTTATCTGACGAAACACGAAACCTATGATGACGTCCTCGAAGACGTGAGAAATTATATCCGCTACTACAACAATTACCGCTATACAGAGCGATTAAATGGCTTGTCTCCCAACGAGTATCGACGAGCTGCTTAA
- a CDS encoding helix-turn-helix domain-containing protein, which yields MMSKRNPISFDVKLRIVKRCLQHETTPSYEAKQLGVDKNTVKDWIRKYRADGYEGLKKSRGCKAYSKELKLAAIRDVLSGNHSIREATKKYHISSKSVLTGWISKYTCREEIKPTRKGKGLSRMNKGRKTTFEERIEIAQYTIANDLDYQKSMEKYDVSYPQVYSWVQKYKSGGEESLKDNRGRKKPVEELDDHERLKLRIKELEARNEYLEMENALAKKLAEIKRRNTR from the coding sequence ATGATGTCCAAAAGGAATCCAATTTCTTTTGATGTAAAGTTACGTATCGTAAAGCGATGCCTTCAGCATGAGACGACCCCTAGTTATGAAGCCAAGCAGTTGGGGGTAGATAAAAACACGGTTAAAGATTGGATAAGGAAATATAGAGCAGATGGTTATGAAGGATTAAAGAAATCCAGAGGATGTAAAGCATATTCAAAGGAACTGAAGCTTGCTGCCATCAGGGATGTTTTATCCGGAAATCATTCTATACGAGAGGCGACAAAGAAGTATCATATTTCGAGTAAAAGTGTTTTGACGGGATGGATTTCCAAGTATACTTGTAGGGAAGAAATAAAACCTACTCGTAAAGGAAAAGGACTATCTCGTATGAATAAAGGACGTAAAACCACTTTCGAAGAACGCATTGAAATCGCGCAGTATACGATCGCCAATGATTTGGATTATCAGAAATCCATGGAGAAATATGATGTTTCTTATCCCCAGGTGTACTCATGGGTGCAAAAATATAAATCTGGCGGCGAGGAGTCTCTCAAGGACAATCGTGGTCGCAAAAAGCCTGTAGAAGAGCTAGATGACCATGAACGACTCAAGCTTCGGATCAAAGAACTGGAAGCACGGAACGAATATTTAGAAATGGAGAACGCCCTCGCAAAAAAGTTGGCAGAGATCAAGCGACGAAATACACGCTAA
- a CDS encoding Mur ligase family protein produces the protein MNPAFDTYIQSLAGRDVTVIGAGVSNSPLIRMLCSAGARVTVLDRNPALPREEWDDLGVDLRLGENYLDRIRGDVVFRTPGMRPDHPAPDSARAGGSRVTSEMEEFFELCPCPIFGVTGSDGKTTTTSLIANMLADGGRTVHLGGNIGTPLLTRAGEMSPLDACAVELSSFQLMDMTRSPHVAIITNISPNHLDCHRDMNEYTAAKRRLLDFQTSDDFAVLNGDNPATAALRGRGRTKYFGGHTVHDGVIDGLLPISDIRLPGWYNVENVMAAISAVGGTVSEMRQFWRRCATSSVWSIETSGWQLSVLMSNDTNVTTLRKVLKPDSLGFFYFMWFDLCH, from the coding sequence ATGAATCCTGCTTTTGACACCTATATCCAATCGCTGGCCGGTCGGGATGTGACCGTCATCGGCGCCGGCGTCAGCAATTCACCTCTAATCCGAATGCTGTGCTCGGCCGGGGCGCGAGTCACCGTGCTCGACCGCAATCCGGCTCTGCCCAGGGAGGAGTGGGACGATCTAGGCGTCGATTTGCGCCTAGGGGAGAATTATTTGGATCGCATTAGGGGCGACGTGGTGTTCCGCACTCCGGGCATGCGTCCAGACCATCCGGCGCCGGACTCGGCCCGCGCTGGCGGCAGCCGTGTGACCAGTGAGATGGAGGAGTTCTTTGAGCTGTGTCCTTGTCCCATTTTCGGCGTGACCGGTTCGGACGGTAAGACCACCACCACGTCGCTGATTGCAAACATGCTGGCTGACGGGGGACGTACGGTACATCTGGGCGGCAACATTGGCACGCCACTGCTGACGCGCGCGGGTGAGATGTCGCCGCTGGATGCGTGCGCGGTCGAGTTGTCTAGCTTCCAGCTGATGGACATGACGCGCTCTCCCCATGTGGCGATAATCACCAACATCTCGCCAAATCACCTTGACTGTCACCGCGACATGAATGAATATACCGCCGCCAAGCGTCGCCTGCTGGATTTTCAGACTTCTGACGACTTTGCCGTCTTAAACGGCGATAATCCGGCGACTGCCGCACTGCGTGGGCGGGGGAGGACCAAGTATTTCGGTGGGCACACTGTCCACGATGGTGTGATCGACGGTCTGTTACCCATCAGTGACATTCGTTTACCGGGGTGGTACAACGTGGAAAACGTTATGGCTGCCATAAGCGCTGTGGGGGGGACCGTGTCGGAGATGAGGCAATTCTGGAGACGGTGCGCAACTTCGTCGGTGTGGAGCATCGAAACCAGTGGGTGGCAACTGTCAGTTCTAATGTCTAATGACACAAATGTGACCACATTACGAAAAGTACTAAAGCCTGATTCTCTGGGCTTTTTTTATTTTATGTGGTTTGATTTGTGTCATTAA
- a CDS encoding helix-turn-helix transcriptional regulator: MKINVNQLAEHFAHTPFQVEGVYRYARNPGVPYADYTDSFPGFVFPLTGKVQFQFNGTPYILSPGNVVHGGAKMKLAQEMFGNTNWEYILVLYRICNSELEESSFSHQHFELSTGQSPRLIELIMRLWHVYNQREGISMFQTEMLFRDVLNEALLCVVNRQNSCESHTLFERVSNYIHEYYYQSLTIASLAEQNNVNRNRLSYVFRRHAGMGPAEYLLKYRINMAQEMLFTSDAPVQQIAQTVGIADPFYFSRVFKKQFGISPTEYREKFINNPC, encoded by the coding sequence GTGAAAATCAACGTTAATCAGTTAGCAGAGCATTTTGCTCACACTCCTTTTCAAGTAGAAGGAGTATATCGATATGCTAGAAATCCAGGTGTGCCGTACGCTGACTATACAGATTCTTTTCCTGGATTTGTGTTTCCACTTACAGGGAAGGTACAATTTCAATTTAATGGCACGCCTTATATCCTTTCGCCAGGAAACGTTGTGCATGGGGGTGCAAAAATGAAACTAGCTCAAGAAATGTTTGGCAACACCAACTGGGAATATATTCTTGTTTTATACCGGATATGTAACTCAGAACTAGAAGAGTCAAGCTTTTCTCATCAGCATTTTGAATTATCAACGGGACAATCTCCTCGTCTTATCGAATTAATTATGCGTCTTTGGCATGTGTATAATCAGCGTGAAGGCATTTCGATGTTTCAGACCGAAATGCTGTTTCGCGATGTACTGAATGAAGCCTTATTATGTGTTGTTAATAGGCAAAATAGCTGTGAATCACATACTTTATTCGAACGGGTATCTAATTATATTCATGAATACTATTATCAAAGCCTTACAATAGCATCGCTTGCAGAACAAAATAACGTTAATCGAAATCGACTTTCTTACGTATTTAGAAGACATGCAGGTATGGGGCCAGCAGAATATTTATTAAAATATCGTATAAACATGGCGCAAGAAATGCTATTTACTAGTGATGCGCCTGTTCAACAAATTGCGCAAACTGTTGGAATTGCTGACCCCTTTTATTTTAGTAGAGTATTCAAGAAACAATTTGGTATTTCTCCTACTGAATATCGAGAGAAGTTCATCAATAATCCATGCTAA
- a CDS encoding IS5 family transposase (programmed frameshift) — protein MKRRYEIHDDQWELIKDVLPAERKKQGGRPAKNNRTMLNAMLWIARTGAPWRDLPEYYGPWKSVYTRFRRWQMSGVWERVLEQISIEPDFENVMIDATIVRVHQHGAGAKGGKQFQAIGRSRGGLTTKIHAIVDALGNPLRFELTGGQNHDCVTGYDMLKCMELAGANVLADRAYDTNDILDFLHEQQAQPVIPSKKSRKIQRECDWWLYKERHEIECFFNKIKHYRRIATRFDKLACTFRAFLTLASIMVWLA, from the exons ATGAAGAGACGATACGAAATACATGACGATCAGTGGGAACTTATCAAAGACGTGTTGCCAGCCGAACGAAAGAAACAAGGAGGACGACCTGCAAAAAATAACCGGACCATGCTCAATGCCATGCTCTGGATTGCTAGAACCGGCGCGCCTTGGCGCGATTTACCGGAGTATTATGGTCCCTGGAAATCGGTTTACACTCGGTTTCGTCGGTGGCAAATGTCAGGCGTATGGGAGCGAGTCCTTGAACAGATTTCGATTGAACCCGACTTCGAAAATGTGATGATCGATGCGACGATTGTTCGCGTTCATCAACATGGAGCCGGAGCAAAAGGGGGCA AGCAATTTCAGGCAATCGGCCGCTCCAGAGGCGGATTAACAACCAAAATCCATGCAATTGTAGATGCGCTGGGTAACCCTTTGCGTTTTGAACTCACCGGCGGCCAAAATCATGATTGTGTGACCGGTTATGACATGTTGAAATGCATGGAACTCGCTGGAGCAAACGTGTTGGCTGATCGAGCTTATGACACCAATGATATTCTCGATTTTCTTCATGAGCAGCAGGCTCAGCCCGTGATTCCGAGCAAAAAATCTCGTAAGATTCAGCGTGAATGTGACTGGTGGCTCTACAAAGAACGTCATGAAATCGAATGTTTTTTCAACAAGATTAAACACTACCGCCGGATAGCTACCCGGTTCGATAAATTAGCCTGTACGTTTAGAGCTTTTTTGACACTGGCTTCCATTATGGTTTGGTTGGCTTAG
- a CDS encoding cupin domain-containing protein: protein MHYQAINLNEKLSKFNDLWSPKVVGEINDYQFKLVKIAGDFIWHEHQGTDKVFIVLEGEMFIAFRDGQVKISKGEMFIVPGGADHKPFAEKECHIMLVEPRGVVNTGGTESELTAANDTWI, encoded by the coding sequence ATGCATTACCAAGCTATTAATCTGAATGAGAAGCTATCTAAATTCAACGATCTCTGGTCTCCGAAAGTCGTTGGTGAAATAAATGACTATCAATTCAAGCTCGTTAAGATTGCTGGGGATTTTATATGGCACGAGCATCAAGGTACCGATAAGGTATTTATTGTGCTCGAAGGAGAGATGTTTATTGCTTTTCGTGATGGTCAGGTGAAAATTTCCAAGGGTGAGATGTTTATTGTCCCGGGGGGAGCCGATCACAAGCCTTTCGCCGAAAAGGAATGCCATATCATGTTGGTGGAGCCTAGGGGCGTAGTAAACACTGGCGGTACTGAGTCCGAATTAACAGCAGCCAATGATACTTGGATCTAG
- a CDS encoding GyrI-like domain-containing protein — protein MAKVHIPRLWDELANWKSEIGAFLSSDNRVGVSRSRHRIYHYIAEVEVVSPTQIPDSMVHLALPVREYAVYHHAGETSRAEIDKTFGSRGNVDARGWHL, from the coding sequence ATGGCGAAAGTCCACATTCCAAGACTGTGGGACGAGCTGGCTAACTGGAAAAGCGAAATCGGCGCCTTCCTCAGCAGTGACAATCGAGTCGGCGTTTCACGGAGCAGACACCGCATCTATCATTACATCGCCGAGGTGGAAGTAGTGAGTCCAACGCAAATCCCCGACAGTATGGTGCATCTCGCCCTGCCGGTACGTGAATATGCCGTTTATCATCATGCTGGCGAAACGAGCCGGGCGGAAATCGACAAAACGTTTGGAAGTCGGGGTAACGTTGATGCGAGAGGATGGCATTTATAA